The Undibacterium cyanobacteriorum genomic sequence GCGCCTTTTGTCTTCTTCGGTAACAAGGCTAATTTCATGCCATTGCCCAAAGTAGAACGCTGTGTGCGCGCTTCGATATTCGCTGGAGATGTATCGAAAGCCTCGCCTTGTTCAACCACAGCACGACCTTTGTAGTCTTTGACCATCGCCATCACGTCTGGTGCCGCTGGTACTTCGGTACGATCAGCTTTTTCTGTAGGGACGAAGCGACCGAGTGTACGATTACTTGATTTAAGATATTTCTCTGCAACAGCTTGTACCTGTTCGAGAGTCGCTTTTTCCGCCAAGTCACGATCGATGAAGAACAAGCGCCAATCGCCTGCTGCCAATGATTCAGTCAAGGCAATCGTCAAACGCGTTGTGTCATTCATTGCGTTTTTGATGTTCTTGTTGGCTTCTTGCTTAGCGCGATCGAGTTCTTCTTTGGTGATTGGATTGGATTTCAAATCTTCCAAAACTTTCAACATGGCTTGTTCAGCAGCTGCCAAATCTTTGTCTTTCGGGACTACTGCGCTGAAGATGCCATAGCTTGGCTCTAAATTGCTGACAGATTCGAAACCAACACGTGTCGCCAATTTTGTTTCGACCAAAGCTTTGTGCAAACGGCCACTTGGTGAGCTGGTCAATATATCGGACAGCAAACCTAAATACGTGGAATCAGCGTGTGAGCTTGGTGCCATGTGGTAACCAGCACCAACAAATTGAGTACCACCATTGCGGCGTACTGTGACAGAGCGTTCACCATCTTGGGTTGGCTCTTTGGTGTAGGTTGGTTCGATCACACGATTTGGCTTAGCGATACGACCGAGTGTGTCGCCGATTTGTTGCAGGATTTTTTTCTCGTCGAATTTACCTGCAACGATCAAAATCGCATTGTCTGGTTGGTAGTACTTTTTGTAGAAAGCGCGCAGACGTGGAATGTTAACTTGTTCGATGTCTGAACGCGCACCGATAGTTGATTTTCCGTAGTTGTGCCAGTCATAAGCGACCGCTTGGATACGCTCTGTTGTCACACGAATTGGATCGCTCTCGCCAATCTCGAATTCGTTGCGGACAACCGTCATTTCGCCTTTCTGTGTTTTCGGATTCCACAGATCATTTTGATCGATGGCGGCATTGATCATACGATCTGCTTCCATCGCCAACATCATACGCAAGTTTTCTTCTTTTGCTGGGAATGTCGCGTAGTAGTTGGTACGGTCATACCATGTCGTACCGTTAAATTCAGCACCAGTGGAATTCAAAACTTCGACTGGTGTTTTGGTGCCTTTCTTGATGCCGAAATTGGCGCTTGGCTTGAACAAGAGATGTTCGAGCAAGTGGGCCATACCGGTTTCGCCATAGTTTTCGTGACGTGAACCCACCATGTAGACGATGTTGGTCGTAATAGTTGGTTTACTTGCGTCAGGGAACAGCAGAACGCGCAATCCGTTCGGCATTTTGTATTCTGTCATGCCTTCAACAGAGGTCACTTTCACTGCGGAAGCGGTGTTTTGTTTAGCAGCGACCGGCGCAGCCGCTGGCGCTTCGGTGGCAAATGCTGGCGAGATGATGCCGGCGCTCAGCATCAAAATAGTAATTAGTTTCACGGTTACATCCTAAAAAAACAAAGGAACCGTCACCATAGAGGATTCGAAAAATATTTGCAATTAGTCAAAAGAAATTTTGCAAAAAAATTATCTTGTGTACCAGAATTTTGAGGTGTAGTGGGATGAATACTTTCCCTCGGGAACGCTATTTGAGGTTGGATACGTTTCCGCAATCTTAATTTAGAGCAAGCTGGCTTGTATTGGTAGATTCAAGTTGGAATCCTCTGTCTCGTGCAAATTTTTGCGGATTCGAGGTTTGCTTGGCAGCGCTTTCGCCCACATTTTCTCGGCGGGATAATTTTGCAAAAAGGCGCGCGCCATTTCAGGATTGGTGCAGCTGAGCCAATCATCGTAGTCGTGCGGTTCGAGAATCACCAAATTACGTTTTTCTTCGCCGGGTTTATGAAAGCGATTCATTAATGGATGATCGTCGGCGTTAATGGTGATCTGGCAAAACGAGAAACTCATTTGCCCATCGGCTTCGGGCCAGGCCCGATAAATTCCGGCGACTGCGAAATCGGTCTGTTCGAGCAAGCCAATTTGCCAGCGCTCAGCTTTACCGCTTTCATAATTGGGTTCGAAGAAATTCTCCATCGGCACGAGGCACAACTGGCTGCGTTTCCAGGCATCTCGATAACTGCGCAGTTCACCTATGGTTTCAGCGCGCGCATTCATGGTTGAGTAGCGCTTTACTCCAGCTGGAATTTTATCTTTCGGCACCATGCTGTAGCTGCCAAGCTGTGCACGTCGACGTTTGAGATCGTCGTGAGTGATAAAAGGCGCGCTGTAGTCCTGCCAAGTTTCTGGTCGCCAGTCGATGCCAGTCTGATCGATGGCGTCGAACTTTGCAGCGATTTGATCTTTTCGGGTTGGGGTGTAATTGACACACATGATTTTAGAAAATTAGCCAAGCTCCATTTGATGTTAGCATGCGATTTTGCGAAACCAAAAGAAAACGGAGGATGCGATGCAAATTGAGTCAATCGGTCAGATTGCAATTGCAGTCAGTGACGTAGAAAAGGCGAAATCTTTTTACCAAGAAGTCTTAGGACTCAAGCTGTTGTTTGATGCGCCCCCATCTCTCAGTTTTTTTCAGTGTGGTGGTACCCGCTTAATGCTGACCACACTGCAAGGCGATACCGCTGACCATAGGACATCGGTGATTTATTACAAGGTCGATCAGCTGGAGTCAGTTGCAAGCCATCTCTCTTCACTCGGCGTGGCATGGGTACAAGCACCCAATTTAGTGGCCAAAATGCCTGATCATGAATTGTGGATGGGTTTTATTCGCGACCCTGATCAAAACTTGATTGGTTTGATGGAAGAACGGCGCTAACACAATGGATGCATAGGTGCCATGGCTCAGTGTCACCTGAGTACCTCCTGAGCGGTCTTGTTCGGTTCTCAGAAGTGCCGTGCGCAGGCTAAGTTTGCTGAGCGTAGAGTTGCGTTTCGGTCAGAATGTAGTCGAGTGCTAGGTCAAATTGATCTGGTTCGAATTCTGTGTGTGAGAGCTCGTAAGCAATCCCGATTCGTTTCGCTTTGCTTAATTGCGCGAAGGTACGATCATAAAAGCCTCCGCCATAACCAAGCCTGAATAAGCTTGGGTTGAAGCCAACACAAGGCGCCAAAACGTAATCGGGCTCAAGCGCGATTTCGCGTTGCTTGGGCATAGGGATACCGAAACAATCTAGTTCCATTTCTTGCCCCGGAATCCATGCCACAAATTTAAGTGCCTGAGCTGGTCCGACGACGATGGGCAGAGCCAGAGCTATTCCTGCATGGTGTAGTTGCTCGAAACAGGCAATCAGATTGGGTTCAGATTGAATTGGCCAATACACCGCGAGGCATTGCGGCTTACATTCTCGGATAAGACTGCTGAGCTTGTGGGCGATTTGGCTATCCCATTGGCTTTTGGCGGCGGGCAAAATGGCGGATCTTCTTTGTTTCAGAAGTTTGCGTAATTCTCGGCGCGCGAGCGTTTTTTCGTCGATATTTCCGCTGATTGCCACTTTTACCTGTTCCTTTGCCTGTGTCATACTGTGAGTTATTGAAAAGTGTTCGTTTGTTGCCTTTGATTCGAGTGTACACGGATCGGGTGAAACGGTCACTGGCATCGCAAATTTTTGAGGTTGAAGAACAGAATGAAGTATTTATTGGCAGGTGGGGTAGTCGCGTTGGGGTTTGCCAGCGCTTGGTCTGATCCGGTCGCGGCGCAGCCAACGGGAGCGCACTCTACGGCATTCGAACCGGTCACCATGGTCGCTCAGCCTATCAATGATGATGATCGATTTATGGCTCTGCGCGACGCGGCATTGCACGAAGACAGTAAGGCCGCACAATTACACGCAGCAGCCCTAGGGAAATATGAGATCCCATCTTACGTCGACTATTACCAGTTGCGGGCAAAATTAAGAACCGCATCGAATGCAGAATTTCTGCAATTTCTAAAAAAGTACGAAGGAAGTGCGATTGCCGATCGTTTGCGCAATGATTGGTTGCTAATCCTCGGCAATCGCGGAGACTGGACAACTTTCGACCAGCAACTGCCCTTATTCGTTTTGAATGATGACAGCCAAGTTAAATGTTATGCACTGCTTTCAAAAGCAGTGAAGCAGCAAAAGGTCGCAGTAGAGGCACGTGCTTTGCTGACTTCGCCAAAACAGTATGGTGAGGGCTGCTACGATCTGATTAACTACATCTATGAGCATGGTCAATTCACCGACGCCGATTTATGGGCGCAAATGCGAATGGCG encodes the following:
- a CDS encoding M16 family metallopeptidase, giving the protein MKLITILMLSAGIISPAFATEAPAAAPVAAKQNTASAVKVTSVEGMTEYKMPNGLRVLLFPDASKPTITTNIVYMVGSRHENYGETGMAHLLEHLLFKPSANFGIKKGTKTPVEVLNSTGAEFNGTTWYDRTNYYATFPAKEENLRMMLAMEADRMINAAIDQNDLWNPKTQKGEMTVVRNEFEIGESDPIRVTTERIQAVAYDWHNYGKSTIGARSDIEQVNIPRLRAFYKKYYQPDNAILIVAGKFDEKKILQQIGDTLGRIAKPNRVIEPTYTKEPTQDGERSVTVRRNGGTQFVGAGYHMAPSSHADSTYLGLLSDILTSSPSGRLHKALVETKLATRVGFESVSNLEPSYGIFSAVVPKDKDLAAAEQAMLKVLEDLKSNPITKEELDRAKQEANKNIKNAMNDTTRLTIALTESLAAGDWRLFFIDRDLAEKATLEQVQAVAEKYLKSSNRTLGRFVPTEKADRTEVPAAPDVMAMVKDYKGRAVVEQGEAFDTSPANIEARTQRSTLGNGMKLALLPKKTKGASVSVSLRLNMGSEAALSRKAEIGAFTAALLNKGSERLSRQEIKDSFDKLNAQVGIGGGAEGVTASITTTRENLPAAIKLLAEVLKTPAFPEKEFEEFKLASVGRLEQSLPEPQPLASNALGRLLDATSEGHVRHIGTLPEQIAANKGVKLEDIKAFYHDFYGAQSATFAAVGDFDAAALKTQLNELFGNWKAKQTYTRIPRNVKPAAGQKVELNTPDKATSFLLAVHPVAINDSAENYPAMIMADHMLGGGALRSRLADRIRQKEGLSYGVGSNLSVPDQDKSGIWIAYALNAPQNTAKVEAALREELQKALTEGFTEAELVEAKKAWLQSEEVGRTQDQGLARQLSGYLSTGRTFNFNKDLETKVSKLTLAQVNDALRKLIKVENLNVIIAGDQAKQAAK
- a CDS encoding SOS response-associated peptidase, which codes for MCVNYTPTRKDQIAAKFDAIDQTGIDWRPETWQDYSAPFITHDDLKRRRAQLGSYSMVPKDKIPAGVKRYSTMNARAETIGELRSYRDAWKRSQLCLVPMENFFEPNYESGKAERWQIGLLEQTDFAVAGIYRAWPEADGQMSFSFCQITINADDHPLMNRFHKPGEEKRNLVILEPHDYDDWLSCTNPEMARAFLQNYPAEKMWAKALPSKPRIRKNLHETEDSNLNLPIQASLL
- a CDS encoding VOC family protein; this encodes MQIESIGQIAIAVSDVEKAKSFYQEVLGLKLLFDAPPSLSFFQCGGTRLMLTTLQGDTADHRTSVIYYKVDQLESVASHLSSLGVAWVQAPNLVAKMPDHELWMGFIRDPDQNLIGLMEERR
- a CDS encoding 5-formyltetrahydrofolate cyclo-ligase, coding for MAISGNIDEKTLARRELRKLLKQRRSAILPAAKSQWDSQIAHKLSSLIRECKPQCLAVYWPIQSEPNLIACFEQLHHAGIALALPIVVGPAQALKFVAWIPGQEMELDCFGIPMPKQREIALEPDYVLAPCVGFNPSLFRLGYGGGFYDRTFAQLSKAKRIGIAYELSHTEFEPDQFDLALDYILTETQLYAQQT